Sequence from the Parvicella tangerina genome:
TTTAGCGTTTGTGCATCTACAAATACTCCCTGAGTATTAGCCGTCTTCATATATGTAATCATTTCACTGAGCATGTCTAACCTTTGAAATTGACCAGAATAACTAACCGTAGAGTTGCCATCAGCATCCACAAATGCATAAGTGGATGGAACAGTATATGAATCTGGATCTTCATACTCGCATGAGTTATCATCTTTTTTTGCTCGTTCGTCAAAGTTAGTAGCCGATGGGTCTGTACACCCTTTTTTACAACTGTTTAATCCAAGTGCGGTAATGGCTATACTCATGACTAGAGCCTTATATTTCTTCATCTTTTTAGGTTTTTATTATTTAGAATAATTCTACACTGCAAATGTATGGGCGCAGCAAAAACACTACAATACCCAAAAAGAGGTATTTTCAGAATAAGTGTTATTAAGATGCGGTCGTTTAAATGTATTGATAACGAATGTTCCTTTGTTTGGAGAAGCCATTATTTTTACGTGAATAGTTTATAATATGTTCAAACTAATTGCAGATAGCGGCTCTACGAAAACGGACTGGGTGTTAACCGAGAATGGTGTGGTCATCAAAAAAGTGAGGACAGTTGGCCTCAATCCTTATCTAAATACAAAGGGAGCTATTACAACAGCTATACGGACAGAGCTTTTGCCTTCTCTGTCTTCTGCTAAGATTAAAGGAACACGAGAGGTGGAGTTCTATGGAGCGGGTTGCAGTAATGATGAGAAAAAGAATGTTATCGCTAGCTGTATTAGAAGTTTTTTTCCGCTTGCAGATGTTGTAGTAGAACATGACTTATTGGGTGCTGCAAAAGCCGTTTGTAACAATCAGCCAGGTATTGCCGCAATTTTGGGTACGGGTTCAAATAGCTGTTATTTTGATGGCGAAAAGATCGTAAGAAATGTAATCTCTTTAGGATTTATCCTAGGGGATGAAGGGAGTGGATGCTATATCGGTAAGCAGTTGATTGCAGATTTTCTAAACGAAGAAATGCCTGAAGAACTCAACGAGCATTTGAGGAATGATATGGGGCTTTGCAAGGATCAAATTTTTGACAATGTTTATAAGAAACCTCGTCCCAATCCATACTTGGCATCATTTACCAAGTGGATTGATAACTATTATGATGACTTTGACTATTTGCATGAACTCATTAAAAGGTCGTTTACGGATTTCTTTGTAAAGAGCATTCTAAAGTATGAAAACCATGAGTCAATACCCATTAACGTTGTGGGTTCGGTAGGCCATAGGTTCAGAGATGAGCTTGAAGAAGTTGCCAAACGACACTCCTGTAATCTGGGAACAGTTATTAAGTCACCCATTGATGGATTAATAAAGTAAAAAAAGTGAATGAGGAACTGAGTAGCGTGGATTTGAGAAGTGCAAGGATTGAATTGAGACCAGATGGGGTTTTGCATATTGATATAAAATTAGATCAGGTTTTTGAGATAGAGGACTCCATTGCGATTATAGAGGCGAGGACTAAACTGGTAAATGGCAAGAGAACACCCATTGTGTATACATGCACTGAATTTGTTATCCCTTCTAAGGAGGTTCGGGAATTTGTGGCTTCAGAAAAAAGGTCTGAACTTGTCATTGCTGATGCCTTTGTGGTTAATTCGTTGCCTCAAAAGCTGGTAGCTAACCTCTTCATCAAAATAAACAAACCTGTAAGACCCACCAAAGTATTTTCTAACTTTGACGAGGCCTGTGAGTGGGCAAAAACCTTTATACCTATGTTATGAAATTAGAAGAAAGACTAAAAGAACGATCAAATGATCAATGTGAACTATGTTCTGGAACAAATGCGCTATCAGTGTATATGGTTCCTCCTTATGAGGACGATTCTTATGACAGACATGCTTATATCTGCTCCGTTTGTAAAGAACAGATTGAAGATGCAGATAAAACAGCGGCAAATCATTGGAGATGTCTTAACGATAGTATGTGGAGTGAGGTGCCTGCAGTAAAGGTGTTGGCGTACAGAATGCTAATGAGGTTGCGCCCTGAAGGGTGGCCACAAGATTTACTGGATATGATCTATTTAACGGATGAAGAGTTGGCTTGGGCAAAGTCGTATGGCGATGGAATTGCTGACGAGGACAAAGTAATTCATAAAGATTGTAATGGTGCAGTGTTGTCAGCTGGAGATACGGTTACCTTGATTAAGGACCTGAATGTTAAAGGCGGAGGGTTCACCGCCAAGAGAGGAACAGCTGTTCGAAACATAACGTTAGATCCGGAAAATGATCAGTATATCGAGGGGAAAGTAGATGGTCAGAAGATCGTGATCATTACAGAGTATGTAAAAAAGCAATAGTTCTATTTAAACCAGATTGCCTGAGGAATGATTCCTGTGCTAAAGGTATCAACGGGGTGGTAAAGCGAGTCAAACCTCAGAACACGACCAGACTGAACATAATCAACAGCATCTGTGATGTAGATATCACGGTTATTAGGGTCTATACCTAAACCATAGAAAGTAGCATTGGTGCTATTGATAACAGGGATGGATGGAAGAGAGCTACTTGTTAACTCAAGAGTAAAGAGTCCGTCATTGAGGTAAAAAAGCCGATCGTGGATTGAATCGTAAGTGAGCATCGAAGGATTATCAGTTATTGAACCGAATGAGAGTGTTTTACTAATGGTTGTCCCATCGTATTCATGAAGCGTTGGAATTTCTTCCTGATATCCCCCAGAGCATAACATCCAGAGATTTCCATTGTTCACTTTGACGATCTTTCCTGGAGATTTTCCTATGACCATAGTATCAACATACCCTTCAGTAGTTAGATCGTATTTCAGCACCCAATTAGTATCAGGACAAGCAATATAGAGCATGTTGTTGTCAAT
This genomic interval carries:
- a CDS encoding DUF7793 family protein, producing the protein MNEELSSVDLRSARIELRPDGVLHIDIKLDQVFEIEDSIAIIEARTKLVNGKRTPIVYTCTEFVIPSKEVREFVASEKRSELVIADAFVVNSLPQKLVANLFIKINKPVRPTKVFSNFDEACEWAKTFIPML
- a CDS encoding BadF/BadG/BcrA/BcrD ATPase family protein, which translates into the protein MFKLIADSGSTKTDWVLTENGVVIKKVRTVGLNPYLNTKGAITTAIRTELLPSLSSAKIKGTREVEFYGAGCSNDEKKNVIASCIRSFFPLADVVVEHDLLGAAKAVCNNQPGIAAILGTGSNSCYFDGEKIVRNVISLGFILGDEGSGCYIGKQLIADFLNEEMPEELNEHLRNDMGLCKDQIFDNVYKKPRPNPYLASFTKWIDNYYDDFDYLHELIKRSFTDFFVKSILKYENHESIPINVVGSVGHRFRDELEEVAKRHSCNLGTVIKSPIDGLIK
- a CDS encoding YncE family protein, with protein sequence MGRILMNRFIYSILVALILFSCKKEEIGPQCPSCESEVSATTTDVLIGCEGNFGWGNASITKYEPVSKVVSQQVFQSINGFSLGDVLQSFCIYQDKLYLIINNSGKVEVIDTASYTHVGAITGLNSPRFMVTHGTRGYISDLYSNGISIVDLGANQVVDTIPVGRWSEHLLIDNNMLYIACPDTNWVLKYDLTTEGYVDTMVIGKSPGKIVKVNNGNLWMLCSGGYQEEIPTLHEYDGTTISKTLSFGSITDNPSMLTYDSIHDRLFYLNDGLFTLELTSSSLPSIPVINSTNATFYGLGIDPNNRDIYITDAVDYVQSGRVLRFDSLYHPVDTFSTGIIPQAIWFK
- a CDS encoding PhnA domain-containing protein; its protein translation is MKLEERLKERSNDQCELCSGTNALSVYMVPPYEDDSYDRHAYICSVCKEQIEDADKTAANHWRCLNDSMWSEVPAVKVLAYRMLMRLRPEGWPQDLLDMIYLTDEELAWAKSYGDGIADEDKVIHKDCNGAVLSAGDTVTLIKDLNVKGGGFTAKRGTAVRNITLDPENDQYIEGKVDGQKIVIITEYVKKQ